CACATTCGGGGCATTTATCCGCTAGTTTCTTGCCGCAATTCTGGCAGAATCGCATATCAAACCTGATCGGAAAACCGCACCAGGGGCATTTGTTCGCCTTCAATCTGCTCCTGGAAATACGCTCAAAACTGTAGAATTGTTTCTTCAGGTATGCCAGCGAGATCGCACATGCCACAGCTCCGATAACCGATATGCCAATTATGTGCGCCACCATCCACACCTTCTCGATGATCATGTAGATCACGAGCAGTGACGCAAATGCCATGAATGCGTTAGCGTGAATTGTATACGTGCTCCTCGCTCGTTTGGCCTTGAGAAACCGGGCAATCGCAACAGCTAATATCGAGAGCGCAAAAGCCAGCTATACGGCTAAGACCTTCAATCGGTACGTTTGATACTCTCGCTCGTATTCAACACTCGCTAAGTGACGAGCCCGCGATACTTCTCCCCCCTTCTGATCCAATCGCCCTTCAATCTCATCGTAAACGGCTTGTGCCGCATCGAGACTTCGCTGCGATTCCTCATAACTCGCTCGAGCCGCCTCATATTCACGTTCTTTCAGCTCGTCTTCCTTGCCTTCCTCGAGCAGTACCCAGTATTCCTCTCTCTTGAAGAGATAATTCTCCTTAGCACGGAGGAATTCTTCGTTGGCATCGTCTAAGGCAGCACCGCACTATTCAGTTCCGCAACAATGCTTCTTTCCTCAGCTTCCAGCGTGTAAACGTCGTATTTCGCATAGTACGTACCCAGTTGAGGTCTATCAGGAACGCCCCCTAACTCATTAAGGACCTGCACCCCGCCGATCAGAAGGAAGATGACCATCGCAGCAGCGAGTATCTTTTCGCCCCGCATTGCTTCCAATCGCTCGCTCTCTTCATCTTCTGACATTATTAGCGCCTATGACTAGTTTATTTTGAGCCGACCGCATATAAGTTAATCATTGTAAAGCAGGATTTTTCCATTATGAGTGAAGAGACCGATTACGATTTACTTGTGGTTGGCGCGGGTCCTGCAGGGCTGACGGCCGGGACGTTCGGCGCACGAAGCGGCCTGAAGACGCTGGTGCTCGATAAAGGGATCTGCGGCGGCTTGTCAAACGAGGCTACGTTAGTCGATAACTACCCGGGCTTCAGAAATATCGGCGGCATGGAACTGGCGGAGAAGATGAAGGAGCAAACCGCCGACTACGCGGAGATCAAGGAGCTGGAAGGCGTTGACAGAATAGAACTGCAAGAGAAAGAGATGCAGATATTCACGGAGAAAGGCTCTTATCTCGCCAGTGCGTTAGTTCTCAGCACGGGCACGAAGAAGCGTAAACTGGGCGTTAAAGGCGAGGATGAGTTTCTTGGCCGGGGCGTTTCGTACTGCGCTACCTGTGACGGATTCTTCTTCAAAGGCAAGTCGGTGCTGGTAGTCGGTGGCGGTAACTCGGCAGCTCGCGGCGCGTTGTATCTCCAAAACCTCGGCTGTGCGGTGACGTTGATCCACCGGAGGGATGAACTCAGGGCAGAGCACTATTTACGGCAAAGCCTGGAGAAGGCCGGCGTGCGGATCTTGTGGAATTCCGTAGTGCGTGAGATAAAAGGCGATAAAGCCGTAAGCAGCGTTCTCCGCTACGATAAAGCGAACACTACCGAGGAAGAAATCGCGGTGGACGGCGTGTTCATCTATGTCGGTGAGGAGCCTGCGAACGCGTTAGCAACGCAACTGGGCGTGACGCTCGATGAATTTGGCTATATACTCACGGATAAAAGTCAGCGGACGAACTTGAAACGCGTATACGCTGCAGGTGACGTAACCGGCGGCGTGCGACAGATCGTCGTGGCCTGTGCAGAAGGCGCGATCGCAGCCACCTCCGCGCACGAAGATCTGAGCGGTTAGGAAGACAAGGAGACCTGTAAAAGTACGAGGCTTGTTTGATGCTGCGCATGCGAGAGATAGGCATAGACGAAGCGGGCAAGGGCCCGGTGATCGGATCGATGTTCGTGGCCGGAGTCTTGAACTTTGCGGAACTGGAGGAGCTAGGCGTGAAAGATTCGAAGCGATTGAGCCCTGCGAGGCGAGAGTCCTTGGCGGAACGGATCGAAGCCGCGACGGAAGTCCACGTGGTGGAGATGACCGCGAGCGATATAGATGAAAGAAGGAAGACGCGCACGATGAATGAGATCATGGTCGAACGCTTTTCAGACGTGATTAACTATTTTCAGCCGGATCGTGCCATTGTGGATGCAGCGGACGTGAAGCCTGAACGGTTCGCCGCCAATCTTCGCGCGAACTACGAGCAGGCCGGGGGCAGCGGCGAGATCGAGATCGTCTCCGAATTCAAAGCAGACGCTAATTATCCGCTGGTCAGCGCGGCATCAATAGTAGCAAAAGTGCACCGTGACCGATCTGTACGGGCGCTCGGAGTGAAGCTCGGAGAGGAGATAGGCAGCGGCTATCCGTCAGACCCCAAGACCGTGCAATTCCTGAAAGAACTGCTCAAAGAGAAGGACTTTGATGATATTCCGTCCTACGTACGGAAATCGTGGAAGACTGTTCATTTATATAATCCAAAGGGATACAGATGATTGTAAAATGTTGACCCCTAAGACGAATACGGAAGAGGGGAAGCATAAAGAGATAAAGGGAGATAACGATAAGGCTGATTATGTCGAGGCGGCAAAGGAATGCCCCGAATGCGGATCTAAGAATTTAATCAGGGATTATGGAAAGGCAGAGCTTTTCTGTGCTACTTGCGGGCTGGTCGTAGCGGAGAACATCGTGGATCTCGGGCCGGAATGGCGCGCCTTTGATTTCGAGCAGGTGTCGAGAAGAGCACGTGTCGGAGCGCCGATGACCTATCGAATACATGACAAAGGTCTGAGCACGCTGGTAACGTGGTCTCCGACCGGTCAAGGGCAATACAAGTTAAAGAAATGGCAGCAGCGGACGCACATTGCGAACACTACGGAACGGAGCTTTATTTTCGCGCTTTCTGAGATCGATCGGATGGCGTGCGCGCTTAAACTGCCGATGAATATCAGGGAGGCGGCATCTATGCTGTACCGAAAAGCGATGAAGCAACGTCTGATTCGCGGCCGGAGCATAGAGGGCATCTCCACGGCGATTTTATACATCACCTGCAGGCAGTACGGCGTGCCGCGCACGCTGGAAGAGGTTCGTGATATCTCGCGAGTAGGTCAGAAGGAAATAAGCCGCGCATATCGCTTCCTTTTACGGGAACTTGACCTGAAAGTCTCGCCCGCCTCGCCGGTTGACTTCGTGCCTCGGTTCTGCTCCCTGCTCGATTTAAGCGGTGATATACGGTCGAAGGCGATCGAGATAATAAAACGCGCATCGGAGAAGGAGCTGACCAACGGACGGGGCCCGATAGGCATAGCAGCGGCGGCCATTTATATCGCGGCTATTCTGGGCGGCGAGCATCGCACGCAGAAGGAAGTATCAGACGTTACCGGTGTGACCGAGGTCACGATACGGAACAGGTACAAGGAATTATCCGAGCAGTTAGATATAGACGTGCTGCTGTAACGTAACGATCCGCTCACTCTGATTGATCTATCCTGCTAGCAGTGGATGGACCTCAGAACGCTTCGTCCATGTTCAGTAGTGCTCTCGCTGCGATTTTAGCAACGCGTAACGGCTCAGGCACTTTACCGTGAGTCGTGAATTTCTTGAGTAACGCGCCAGCTTCCGCTCTTTCCATGCCCAAAACCCGTATCAAAACCTCGAATCGGTCGTGTAAATAGACCGGAACGCGATCACCAAGCTGCGTATACGCCTCGATTCGAGCATCCCGATCCTCGGCGTCAAAATGCTTGGCGATATGCGCTTCCAAACCCTCGGATTCCTCGTACGTCACACAGATGAGCGGAATCCGCAGCCGTTCGTAAATCTCGTTTATGTTAATAATATTGAACCAGCTGATGACACAGCCGTTGAGCAGTATCACGTTGATGTCATCACGCTGCAGTGCATCGAAGAGGCGTAGAATGCCCTCCGTACCGTCCATGCCACCGACGGTGATGTGCGTGAAGCTGAAACCGTCAATGATACAATCCAACCGCATCACGACGCCCGCGAGCACTGACTTTTCATAGCCGCGTCTGAAGCTCTCTGCAATACCCAGTACTCGTATCCCTTTCTTATTCAGATGCAACACCATCACAAATACGGGATTTGCTCCCGCTCTTTTTGCTCTCTGTACTTTCGTCTGAACACCGGATCGGCTGCTCGCATTCGCTCTATTTCGCCGTCCAATTTCTCGTCGAGCTTTGCCTGCGCGTTCGAGATATAGTCCTTACGCAGCGTATGAGCGGCATCGGAAGAGTACCGCTGGATACCCGCCATTATAATAGCCAAATCAGCCTGCTGCGGAGAGATCAAGCCAAACGGTACCGGCGCACCCGTTCTCATAAGCCTTTCTATCTCATCGTCCATCTTGCCAACGTCCAGACCGTATCCGACCGCCTCATTGCCCCCGGCCTGCTCGAACTTGAGCTGCAAAATACGGCTCGGCGTGGAGACGAACATGTCGTACCGTCCTTTGTGGTTCCGGCCCGTGAGCACACGCCAATCGTCCTTATTCTTGCTCTTATCCCATTTCTCCTTTAAGGCACGTGTGATTTCCGCAGACGACTGTATCCCCATCCCCTTTCACTTCACCTCAGTTGAATAAATAAAGATAGTAATCTAACCCTAATAAATTTCTTTTTCGCGAACGCTTTTCTTTTCCACGAAGCTTTTTCGATACAACGTTTCTTAGAGGGTTTAAAGATAAGGATTAGACAATGATCGCGATAATCCTGGCAGGCGGGAAGAGCAGCAGAATGCGAGGAGGAACTGAGAAAGAGGAGCGCGAGAAGGCGCTTATCACGGTAGGTAGCAGCGGGAACCAAATACGGCTCTTGGACATCGTTGTAGAAGCCGTACGCGCGTCAAACGTGGATAATTTCTTCATAGCTGTCACGCGGAACACGCCGGAAACCGCGGATTATTGCAAACGTGCCGATTATAAAACCGTAGAAACGCCGGGCAAAGGTTATCATGAAGATTTATGGTTTTTGCTTGCTCGATACCCTGCGTTTGTATCCATTGCTTGCGACATCCCGTTTTTACGAAGCACGCACATTAATGCGATACTCGACGCGTACCGCGTGCATCGTGCCAGTATCACCGGTGCCATTCCCCTGGACTTGTTGCCAGACGGCATAACGCCGAGTCACACGTTCGAATACGAAGGTAAAACGTTTGTGTCGTGCGGCATCAACGTGGTGACGAATGCGAAGGATTCGATACCGTTCATATTCGACGACTCGCTGCTCGCCATCAACGTTAATACCAGTGCGGATTTAAGCTTGGCGAGAAGCATGCGGGAATGAATGCTTCGTCGCGTCGTTCCTTATTCGCCATTCAATAAATAAGGGGCCAAGCCCCCCTTATCAACCCTCCCGACCAACAATTCGGGGCCAGACATCAAACTTTCTTATGTGGGGCTCCGCCCCACGACCCCGCAAGCCCTGTAAGGGCTTAAAAGAAAGTTGGATCAAAGAAACTTAGATTTTTTGATCAAACCTTTTTTAAAGGTTTGACTTATCAATCAACCTTTCTTAGAAATAAAGTTTGAAAAAGTGTAAAGAACGAATTTTACAAGCGCCTTAATGCAGCTACGACCTGCTCGTTCTGCTCCGGCGTACCCACGCTGATCCTGATAAGAGAATTACCCGCGCCGCGGAATGCGGCACAGTCGCGAACGGTAATCCGCTTCCTTTCAAGTGTTTTGCACACCTCAGCCGAGGTTTTAGGCGCGACGTCAACGAGCACGAAATTCGCCTGTGACGGATACACCCTGAACGATTCGTGTAACTGCTCAATGAGATACGACCTTCCTTCCTTTACCAGCTCCACGCTGCGGCGTAAGTGTTCTTTATCCTTTAACGCCGCGACCGCTGCGATTAACGCGACGTTATTCACGGTAAACGGCAGCGATACCTTTCGGTAATTACCAATTACCCATTCCGGCACGATAGCGTAGCCTACACGGAGCCCGGCGAGCCCGAACGCCTTGGAGAAGGTTCTCAAGACTAACACGTTCTCGTACTCGTTCACCAACTTCGCCGACGACTTCTCGGCGAACTCCACGTACGCTTCATCGAGTACGACGAGTGCCTCAGGTATCGATTCGGCAAGCGTGCGCACGTCATCGCCGCTTAGCCGGTTTCCGGTCGGATTGTTCGGCGATGCGAGGAAGATCATCTTCGTCTTCTCCGTTGACGCTGCTATGATGTCCGCGGCGGGTATGGCGTAATCATCCTCAACGCTGCGTAATAAGTACATGGGTGTCGCGTCCGCCATGTGCACCAGCGACTCGTACAGTGAGAAGGTAGGGATCGGGATGATCGCTTCGTCGCCCTTGTCCACGAAGATCTTGACGAGTGTGTCCATAACGCCGTCGATGCCCGCGCCGATTACTATCTTCTCTGCGAAAACGCCCGCGTACTCAGCAATAGCGTCCCTCAACGTTTCCACGTTCCGCCCCCAGGGGTAGATACTGAAATTAAGCTCCCCGGCTTCCATCGCTTCGAGCACCGCGCTTACCGCCAACGGGCTCGGTCCCAGCGGGTTCTCGTTACTGCTCAGCTTGATCGCTCCCTTGATCAGCTTTCCCGGTTTGTATTCCGCTATCTTCTCCACAAAGGGGCGAACGGGGAGTGGCATGGTGATAATCCTTTGGTGGTAGGGATAGATATAAGATGATGAAAAGACAAAGTGGAAAAGAACGCAAGAGTTAATTATGATAGATAGCAACAGTATTCTCATTAGCAAGAGTAAGTAGAACACAAACAATGAACTGAGTAAGGGTTGCGTCCAATGAAAAAAGCGCTTGGGAAAGATGAACTGGCAACTGTTGTTGCTTCTCTAATCGTAGATATTAAGGACCGATTGACGTTCGATGGCGAGAACAGGGTTTTTAACGAAGGCAAGGAACTCCGTTCTGATTTTATGAAAGAGACGGCAGATCCAGAGGCGTTTACCCGAGAATTCTTGATTGACAAAATTTTCAGGGCACTGGAGCTGGAAAAATTGCCTGAAAAACATTTTGAGGATGCACACGGTTATCGAAGTGTTGATTATCTGATAAAAAGCCCAAGAGACAATTTCCTGGTAGAAGCGAAGCCGTTGAACGCCGACTTAGAGAAGGGTAAAGACAGTGGCGTTACCCAGATAAAAGGATTATTCAAAATCGCGGAAGTGAAGGAGAATTATAATTTTGGTATAGCAACAAACGGATTAAGATGGGTGTTCATTGACAAGAAAAAGGAAATAGTGAGCGATCTGAGGTTAGAAGACAA
This genomic stretch from Methanomicrobia archaeon harbors:
- a CDS encoding zinc ribbon domain-containing protein — translated: MAFASLLVIYMIIEKVWMVAHIIGISVIGAVACAISLAYLKKQFYSFERISRSRLKANKCPWCGFPIRFDMRFCQNCGKKLADKCPECGEMRPILTGFCPKCGDKK
- the trxB gene encoding thioredoxin-disulfide reductase codes for the protein MSEETDYDLLVVGAGPAGLTAGTFGARSGLKTLVLDKGICGGLSNEATLVDNYPGFRNIGGMELAEKMKEQTADYAEIKELEGVDRIELQEKEMQIFTEKGSYLASALVLSTGTKKRKLGVKGEDEFLGRGVSYCATCDGFFFKGKSVLVVGGGNSAARGALYLQNLGCAVTLIHRRDELRAEHYLRQSLEKAGVRILWNSVVREIKGDKAVSSVLRYDKANTTEEEIAVDGVFIYVGEEPANALATQLGVTLDEFGYILTDKSQRTNLKRVYAAGDVTGGVRQIVVACAEGAIAATSAHEDLSG
- a CDS encoding ribonuclease HII, with translation MREIGIDEAGKGPVIGSMFVAGVLNFAELEELGVKDSKRLSPARRESLAERIEAATEVHVVEMTASDIDERRKTRTMNEIMVERFSDVINYFQPDRAIVDAADVKPERFAANLRANYEQAGGSGEIEIVSEFKADANYPLVSAASIVAKVHRDRSVRALGVKLGEEIGSGYPSDPKTVQFLKELLKEKDFDDIPSYVRKSWKTVHLYNPKGYR
- a CDS encoding transcription initiation factor IIB, with translation MLTPKTNTEEGKHKEIKGDNDKADYVEAAKECPECGSKNLIRDYGKAELFCATCGLVVAENIVDLGPEWRAFDFEQVSRRARVGAPMTYRIHDKGLSTLVTWSPTGQGQYKLKKWQQRTHIANTTERSFIFALSEIDRMACALKLPMNIREAASMLYRKAMKQRLIRGRSIEGISTAILYITCRQYGVPRTLEEVRDISRVGQKEISRAYRFLLRELDLKVSPASPVDFVPRFCSLLDLSGDIRSKAIEIIKRASEKELTNGRGPIGIAAAAIYIAAILGGEHRTQKEVSDVTGVTEVTIRNRYKELSEQLDIDVLL
- a CDS encoding DUF99 family protein; the protein is MHLNKKGIRVLGIAESFRRGYEKSVLAGVVMRLDCIIDGFSFTHITVGGMDGTEGILRLFDALQRDDINVILLNGCVISWFNIININEIYERLRIPLICVTYEESEGLEAHIAKHFDAEDRDARIEAYTQLGDRVPVYLHDRFEVLIRVLGMERAEAGALLKKFTTHGKVPEPLRVAKIAARALLNMDEAF
- a CDS encoding NTP transferase domain-containing protein; protein product: MIAIILAGGKSSRMRGGTEKEEREKALITVGSSGNQIRLLDIVVEAVRASNVDNFFIAVTRNTPETADYCKRADYKTVETPGKGYHEDLWFLLARYPAFVSIACDIPFLRSTHINAILDAYRVHRASITGAIPLDLLPDGITPSHTFEYEGKTFVSCGINVVTNAKDSIPFIFDDSLLAINVNTSADLSLARSMRE
- a CDS encoding histidinol-phosphate transaminase, with translation MPLPVRPFVEKIAEYKPGKLIKGAIKLSSNENPLGPSPLAVSAVLEAMEAGELNFSIYPWGRNVETLRDAIAEYAGVFAEKIVIGAGIDGVMDTLVKIFVDKGDEAIIPIPTFSLYESLVHMADATPMYLLRSVEDDYAIPAADIIAASTEKTKMIFLASPNNPTGNRLSGDDVRTLAESIPEALVVLDEAYVEFAEKSSAKLVNEYENVLVLRTFSKAFGLAGLRVGYAIVPEWVIGNYRKVSLPFTVNNVALIAAVAALKDKEHLRRSVELVKEGRSYLIEQLHESFRVYPSQANFVLVDVAPKTSAEVCKTLERKRITVRDCAAFRGAGNSLIRISVGTPEQNEQVVAALRRL